In the Burkholderia multivorans ATCC BAA-247 genome, CTTCGAGTCGCGATGTCATGTGCAGCACATCCTCGTTCCGAACCTTGCTCCGATAGAGGCTGATCGTGCTGGCGTCGATGTTGATCGCCGACCACGGAATATTCGCGACCTCCGAGTAGCGACATCCCGTATCGAGCAGGAAAACCGTGATGTCGTAGTTATCCTGCATATTCCGCGTCATTTCGGGTGTTAGCGGTTTAGACGCGTTTATACGCGCTCTAAGCCGTTCCGGATCGAGTTCGCGCAATAACGCCGACTCGTCGTTAGAATCCAGATATCGAAGCCTATACGAAGTCCTAAGCTCGGGAAAAACGATATCTCGACTGACTTTGAAGCCGAGCTTTGCCATCTCGTTGATGGTCGCGCGTAGCAATCCGATCTCGTGCTTGATCGTCGCGGGCTTGTCGCCTTCGGCCTTGCGCTTCGCGACGAGAAGATCGAAATCGCGCGTCGTCAGTTCATGCAGCAGCGTATCAGGCGACATGCCATAGCAGGGGAGCTTGGCCTTCGTCCGCGGATGAAGTTTATAGCCGAGCGTCTTCCGAACGATCGAGCACATGTTCCGGTGATAGGAAGTTTCGCTCCGTGCTTCGACATACTGTTCCAGCGCATTCTTGAGCGAGATGGGCTGCGCATCCCCGAGGTACTGCTCGGCGTGCGCGCGATTGCGCATCTCGCGTTCGACTTGAGCGGCCTTCGTCTTGTTCGGCGTGCCGGTGGAGCCGAAGAATTTCTTGCCCTGAATCTGAAACTGGTAGTACCAGTTCTTGCTGTTGTTTCGACGGATGAGTGTCATGTGTTGCTCCTAATGGAATGTAATTGATGAGCAACACCATCCGGGCTGATATGGGGTATGACAACAGCTTTCGCCCATGCCAGATGCAAAAAACGGAGCGTGCGCGAGCACGATCCGTTCGGGAGAAATCACTTACGACGGGTTATGCGGCGAGGGGTTCACCCTCGTTGTCATCGGGGCCTACATCTTCGCCGGTCATGCCCGCGAGCAGCTTGCTTTGCCAGTCGCGCTTCCGCAGCTCAAGTTCGTAGTCGTAGAACTCATGGCCGACGTAGGCTCCCGTGTTCTCGTTGAACTGGAGGTCAACGAGCAGCGTCAAACCCTGATAGACGCGATGAGGCCTAGCAACGGGCTTGTACCCCTTATCCTGCAAAATCATTCCGAGCCGTTTGCGGGAGTAGGAGAAATTGTATTCTGCCTCGCTCCACGCCTTGAAGAACTTATAGGCGTCACCGAAGTGGATCTCGCCATCGGGATCGTCGCGGGTGAATTCCGACAGCCAGCTTTCGACAACGTCCATTTCGCCACGGTATTCGGACACCTCATTCGTGATGATCGCCGGCTCCTTAAGCTTGTAGCCGTTATCGCGCCACTGCTGGCAGCCAACAAGCGCCCAGTTCAGGATACCCGGGAGTTCATCACGCAGCTTGCGTTCAAGGTCGGGGTCACGTTTCTCGGGCGGAATCGTAACCGTGAACGGGATCAGCTTCATGCGACGCCAGATGCCGTGATCGTTGCCCTTGATCGTTGGCTTGTAGTTTCCGGCGAGCCAGAGCTTGAAGCGAGGCGTGAACGAGAACGCATTCTGGTAGAGCATGCGAGCGACAATGTCTTCGCCGCCCGTATACCACTTCACCGTTTTCTCGCTGAAATGGCGTCCCTCTTCGACCTCGCTCATAGCGACGAGACGTTTCCCGACGAGGCGTGCGACTTCACTGCTTGAGGCATTCGAGGACATAGCTTGCCCGCCGTTCTTGTCGAGCAACATGTCGCCGTTCGCCTGTGCTCCGAGATCTCCGAAGAGAGCCCGCAGCAAATTGAGAAAGGTCGACTTCCCGTTTGCCCCGCTGCCGAAGGCAAAGAACAGGGCATGTTCCGAGGTTTGACAGGTCAGCGTATACCCGATGGCGCGGCGCAGGTACTCCACAAGCTCGACGTTCCCGTTCATGATTTCCAGCAGGAAGGCTTCCCACCGCGGGCAGGTTGCATCCGGATCGAAGTTCACCCCCGCAGTCTGCGTGATGTGCAGCGCGGGGTCCATCGGCATGAACTTGCCGGTCCGCAAATCAACGAGGCCGTTCTTCGCGGGGAACATCCATTCCCCTTCATCGAGGTTGCTGGCCGAGACGGCGATGCCGGGTTCGGACCTGAACAGTTCGACGGCATCCTTGAGCGCCTTATTGCTTTCGCTGTACTTCGCGTGATCCATCAGTTCACGGCGATTGCCTGGATTAAGGCGGCGAATCTCGTCGTGGATCATCGGAATGATTTCGCGGGCGAGCAGCAGCACGCGAAGTTCATCGATGAAACGCCAGGCACCGGACGGGGATTTTTCGAGCCAGCGCTTCATCTCCGAAACGTACCGGAGTGTGTCGCTGTACAGTTCTGACATCCGTTTCGCATTGCCGAGATCGGTTGCACGAGAGACGCTATCGTTGTTCTTCTGGTGCGAGCTAGCCACGTTCGCGGCAATCTGGGATACCTCCGATTCAGACAGTGGCGGGTCGCAATTTGTGGCGTTGTACTCCAGCAGTTCCTCCTCCAGCAGGTCGGGGTTCAAACCTGCATTGAGCAAAGAGAACCCCTCGAACGCGACAGATTCGTTGCGATTCCCGATGGTAGCGGATTTCGATTTGGCGGAT is a window encoding:
- a CDS encoding phage/plasmid primase, P4 family, whose translation is MNIDHVKKYSDLAAEGLAPLPIRLNDKVPATQHGFKDANMDPDKHRAWANECADYNVAYATGPASGYVLVVDVDVKNGDATGLKSISRLEKEHGPLPPTRKVFTPSGGYHLIYRYPENLKVPSRINFLPRVDVKAEGGYCLAPPSIINDEPYFYDEPVLPISRAPAWLLELLCSTQGTKPRKRKSAKSKSATIGNRNESVAFEGFSLLNAGLNPDLLEEELLEYNATNCDPPLSESEVSQIAANVASSHQKNNDSVSRATDLGNAKRMSELYSDTLRYVSEMKRWLEKSPSGAWRFIDELRVLLLAREIIPMIHDEIRRLNPGNRRELMDHAKYSESNKALKDAVELFRSEPGIAVSASNLDEGEWMFPAKNGLVDLRTGKFMPMDPALHITQTAGVNFDPDATCPRWEAFLLEIMNGNVELVEYLRRAIGYTLTCQTSEHALFFAFGSGANGKSTFLNLLRALFGDLGAQANGDMLLDKNGGQAMSSNASSSEVARLVGKRLVAMSEVEEGRHFSEKTVKWYTGGEDIVARMLYQNAFSFTPRFKLWLAGNYKPTIKGNDHGIWRRMKLIPFTVTIPPEKRDPDLERKLRDELPGILNWALVGCQQWRDNGYKLKEPAIITNEVSEYRGEMDVVESWLSEFTRDDPDGEIHFGDAYKFFKAWSEAEYNFSYSRKRLGMILQDKGYKPVARPHRVYQGLTLLVDLQFNENTGAYVGHEFYDYELELRKRDWQSKLLAGMTGEDVGPDDNEGEPLAA
- a CDS encoding site-specific integrase — encoded protein: MTLIRRNNSKNWYYQFQIQGKKFFGSTGTPNKTKAAQVEREMRNRAHAEQYLGDAQPISLKNALEQYVEARSETSYHRNMCSIVRKTLGYKLHPRTKAKLPCYGMSPDTLLHELTTRDFDLLVAKRKAEGDKPATIKHEIGLLRATINEMAKLGFKVSRDIVFPELRTSYRLRYLDSNDESALLRELDPERLRARINASKPLTPEMTRNMQDNYDITVFLLDTGCRYSEVANIPWSAINIDASTISLYRSKVRNEDVLHMTSRLEAILRRRWEERRTGQRYVFEDRTGNERGYSTKSIKKAIERAGLNDPTLVKERGGRVTLHTLRHTFASKLVKAGVSLYEVSVLLGHSDPKMTQRYAHLSPNDASRKAVKVIDSLLLNPA